The Salinibaculum sp. SYNS191 genome has a window encoding:
- a CDS encoding IMPACT family protein, which translates to MTDAFRTVAGRGRARFEIRGSEFIGHVAPAHTVDEAEDFIAAVNEEYADATHNVPAYRVRADPLREWSSDADEPSGSAGKPALNVLVQEDVENVVAVVTRYYGGTKLGVGGLARAYSRGVKEALDDAGVVEAVPHETFSVTVDYDDSGSVRGILESADCEFEASYEEQVAFDVRAPEASAAELRDRIRSATSGRADLAGEFDD; encoded by the coding sequence GTGACCGACGCCTTCCGGACCGTCGCCGGCCGCGGCCGCGCGCGCTTCGAGATTCGCGGCTCCGAGTTCATCGGCCACGTCGCGCCCGCTCACACCGTCGACGAGGCGGAGGACTTCATCGCGGCGGTGAACGAGGAGTACGCCGACGCGACCCACAACGTCCCCGCCTACCGCGTCCGTGCCGACCCGCTCCGGGAGTGGTCGAGCGACGCTGACGAACCCAGCGGCTCTGCCGGCAAGCCCGCGCTGAACGTCCTCGTCCAGGAGGACGTCGAGAACGTCGTCGCCGTCGTCACCCGCTACTACGGCGGGACGAAACTCGGCGTCGGCGGCCTGGCCCGGGCCTACAGCCGCGGCGTCAAGGAGGCGCTGGACGACGCCGGCGTCGTGGAGGCGGTGCCCCACGAGACGTTCTCCGTCACCGTCGACTACGACGACTCCGGGTCGGTGCGGGGCATCCTCGAATCCGCCGACTGCGAGTTCGAGGCCAGCTACGAGGAACAGGTCGCCTTCGACGTGCGCGCGCCGGAGGCCAGCGCCGCCGAACTCAGAGACCGCATCCGCAGCGCCACCAGCGGCCGCGCGGACCTCGCCGGCGAGTTCGACGATTGA
- a CDS encoding S9 family peptidase, with translation MQRIEAADFHDIEQVADPRVSPDGDAVAFLRKVPDDAESYEATVHVAPLGDGRPRRFTLAEGVDSEPRWSPSGDRLAFVSTRGADDDRPQLWVVPTDGGEARQVTDVVGGVSDIAWGPDGDRIAFLQRVSPEDREADRDLSVPDDYEPADPDPRVVDRTVYRSGEEYFDGTRPQVYLATLAADPGGEDDVERVTTADAGHASPEWGDGSTLYYTVQRGDPDPDDDIEHAIVAHDTDTGEESGVHTFTAWGPTLSATADGRIAYARVDPDRSSMRPIEPRVYDVATGDVHEPAADLDRSLSHERVLQWGPDAERLYFVTPDEGASALWRVPWDGTDPERVGREDWASIDGAHVGADLVAFVRSEWDHPGDLFVATPGGAEERRLTRVNADYLDDRAVSRPEEIRVDGPDGEVQGWVLTPPDFDPEEQYPLAVEVHGGPHAMWTTSGTMWHEFQTLAARGYVVFWSNPRGSLGYGEDFATAIERDWGATTMADVMAGVDAVTDRASVDGDQVFLTGGSFGGFTTGWMVGHTDRFTAAVAQRGVYDLTGFYGSTDMAYKLVEGDFDTTPWEEPEFLWEQSPVGHADEVDTPTLVVHSEDDFRTPIGPAELFHRILRKHGVDTRLVRYPDEGHELSRSGQPGHVVDRIERIARWFDGYSAYHDVPRALDRDDDAGLTGEDER, from the coding sequence ATGCAGCGAATCGAGGCTGCCGATTTCCACGACATCGAGCAGGTCGCGGACCCCCGCGTCTCGCCGGACGGCGACGCCGTCGCCTTCCTCAGGAAGGTCCCCGACGACGCGGAGTCCTACGAGGCGACGGTCCACGTCGCGCCGCTGGGTGACGGGCGACCCCGCCGGTTCACGCTCGCGGAGGGGGTCGACAGCGAACCCCGCTGGAGTCCCAGCGGCGACCGCCTCGCCTTCGTCTCCACCCGCGGGGCCGACGACGACCGGCCGCAACTGTGGGTCGTGCCCACCGACGGCGGCGAGGCCCGGCAGGTCACAGACGTGGTCGGCGGCGTCTCCGACATCGCCTGGGGTCCCGACGGCGACCGCATCGCCTTTCTCCAGCGGGTCAGCCCCGAGGACCGCGAGGCCGACCGCGACCTGTCGGTCCCCGACGACTACGAACCCGCGGACCCGGACCCCCGCGTCGTCGACCGCACCGTCTACCGGTCGGGCGAGGAGTACTTCGACGGGACGCGCCCGCAGGTCTACCTCGCGACCCTCGCCGCCGACCCGGGCGGCGAAGACGACGTCGAGCGCGTGACGACCGCAGATGCCGGCCACGCTAGCCCGGAGTGGGGGGACGGGAGCACGCTGTACTACACCGTCCAGCGGGGCGACCCGGACCCCGACGACGATATCGAGCACGCCATCGTCGCTCACGACACCGACACCGGCGAGGAATCGGGGGTCCACACGTTCACGGCGTGGGGCCCGACGCTGTCCGCGACGGCCGACGGCCGCATCGCCTACGCCCGCGTCGACCCCGACCGGTCCTCGATGCGCCCCATCGAGCCGCGCGTGTACGACGTCGCGACCGGCGACGTTCACGAACCCGCCGCCGACCTCGACCGCTCGCTGAGCCACGAGCGGGTGCTCCAGTGGGGCCCTGACGCCGAGCGCCTGTACTTCGTGACGCCCGACGAGGGTGCGAGCGCGCTGTGGCGGGTGCCGTGGGACGGGACCGACCCCGAGCGCGTCGGCCGCGAGGACTGGGCCAGCATCGACGGCGCCCACGTCGGCGCGGACCTCGTCGCCTTCGTCCGCAGCGAGTGGGACCACCCCGGCGACCTCTTTGTCGCGACCCCCGGCGGTGCCGAGGAGCGCCGCCTGACCCGGGTCAACGCTGACTACCTGGACGACCGCGCGGTCTCCCGGCCGGAGGAAATCCGCGTCGACGGCCCCGACGGAGAGGTCCAGGGGTGGGTGCTCACCCCGCCGGATTTCGACCCCGAGGAGCAGTACCCGCTGGCCGTCGAGGTCCACGGCGGCCCCCACGCGATGTGGACCACGAGCGGGACGATGTGGCACGAGTTCCAGACGCTGGCCGCCCGCGGCTACGTCGTCTTCTGGTCGAACCCCCGGGGGTCGCTGGGCTACGGGGAGGACTTCGCCACCGCTATCGAGCGCGACTGGGGGGCGACCACGATGGCGGACGTGATGGCCGGCGTCGACGCCGTGACCGACCGCGCGTCCGTCGACGGCGACCAGGTCTTTCTCACCGGCGGGAGCTTCGGCGGCTTCACGACCGGCTGGATGGTCGGCCACACCGACCGGTTCACCGCGGCCGTCGCCCAGCGCGGCGTCTACGACCTCACCGGGTTCTACGGGTCGACCGACATGGCCTACAAGCTCGTCGAGGGCGACTTCGACACCACCCCCTGGGAGGAACCCGAGTTCCTCTGGGAACAGTCGCCGGTCGGTCACGCCGACGAGGTGGACACACCCACACTCGTCGTCCACAGCGAGGACGACTTCCGCACGCCCATCGGTCCCGCCGAACTGTTCCACCGCATCCTCCGCAAGCACGGCGTCGACACCCGCCTCGTGCGCTACCCGGACGAGGGCCACGAACTCTCCCGGTCGGGCCAGCCCGGCCACGTCGTCGACCGCATCGAGCGCATCGCCCGCTGGTTCGACGGCTACTCCGCGTACCACGACGTCCCGCGCGCGCTGGACCGGGACGACGACGCCGGTCTCACCGGGGAGGACGAGCGATGA
- a CDS encoding 2Fe-2S iron-sulfur cluster-binding protein has product MTPPAETRHQVTVHHDGETTDLAVADGTVLRDALLAADVSPHSRAGRRLNCGGRGLCATCGVRVLADEPAPEHWHDSLADRFGYPRLSCQIRVTGPLAVEIPEKLVWGGRETDE; this is encoded by the coding sequence GTGACACCGCCAGCGGAGACGCGACACCAGGTGACCGTCCACCACGACGGCGAGACGACCGACCTGGCAGTCGCCGACGGGACGGTCCTGCGCGACGCGCTCCTGGCGGCGGACGTCTCCCCACACAGCAGGGCAGGGCGGCGGCTCAACTGCGGCGGGCGGGGCCTCTGTGCGACCTGCGGCGTCCGCGTCCTGGCCGACGAACCCGCACCCGAACACTGGCACGACAGCCTCGCCGACCGCTTTGGTTACCCCCGACTCTCGTGTCAGATTCGGGTGACCGGCCCGCTGGCGGTCGAGATTCCCGAGAAACTCGTCTGGGGCGGGCGGGAGACCGACGAGTGA
- a CDS encoding amino acid-binding protein has translation MFAEIMEKFSDSPSQQRVIRLLLERGFSVNDEGRVVSGGIEIPNTGIAREVGVDRRVVDATTDAILADDELRPIFQNISAIPSLMDLAPVLDLSVLTVAVRDAEESGIVATVTGAIADRGISIRQTISEDPEFTDEPVLYVITDEPLPGDLLNEIRELPFVRRLELQ, from the coding sequence ATGTTCGCCGAGATAATGGAGAAGTTCTCGGACTCGCCGAGCCAGCAGCGCGTGATTCGTCTGCTGCTCGAACGGGGCTTCTCCGTCAACGACGAGGGCCGCGTCGTCTCCGGCGGCATCGAGATTCCCAACACCGGCATCGCCCGCGAGGTGGGCGTGGACCGCCGCGTCGTCGACGCCACCACGGACGCCATCCTCGCGGACGACGAACTCCGTCCCATCTTCCAGAACATCTCCGCCATCCCGAGCCTGATGGACCTCGCGCCCGTCCTCGACCTGTCGGTACTGACCGTCGCCGTCCGCGATGCCGAGGAGAGCGGCATCGTCGCCACCGTCACCGGTGCCATCGCGGACCGCGGCATCTCCATCCGCCAGACCATCAGCGAGGACCCGGAGTTCACCGACGAACCGGTGCTGTACGTCATCACCGACGAACCGCTGCCCGGCGACCTGCTCAACGAGATTCGGGAGTTGCCCTTCGTCCGCCGGCTGGAACTCCAGTAG
- the hisB gene encoding imidazoleglycerol-phosphate dehydratase HisB translates to MTDRTAAVTRETAETDIEVTLDIDGDGETTVDTGIGFFDHMLDAFGTHGLFDLTVTCDGDLDVDDHHTVEDVGITLGDAFAEALGDKRGISRFADRTVPMDEAAADIVVDISGRPYFAFDSEFSQDSVGGMTSYMARHFLRSLATNAGLTLHASVRGENAHHEIEALFKGLARALDDATRIDERRADAPSTKGEL, encoded by the coding sequence ATGACCGACCGGACCGCCGCCGTCACGCGCGAGACCGCCGAGACCGATATCGAGGTGACGCTCGATATCGACGGCGACGGCGAGACGACCGTCGACACCGGCATCGGCTTCTTCGACCACATGCTCGACGCCTTCGGCACGCACGGCCTGTTCGACCTCACTGTCACCTGCGACGGCGACCTGGACGTCGACGACCACCACACCGTCGAGGACGTCGGTATCACGCTCGGCGACGCCTTCGCGGAGGCGCTGGGCGACAAGCGCGGCATCTCCCGCTTTGCCGACCGCACCGTCCCGATGGACGAGGCCGCCGCCGACATCGTGGTGGACATCAGCGGCCGCCCGTACTTCGCCTTCGACAGCGAGTTCTCCCAGGACTCGGTCGGCGGGATGACCAGCTACATGGCGCGGCACTTCCTGCGCTCGCTGGCGACCAACGCGGGGCTGACGCTGCACGCCAGCGTCCGCGGGGAGAACGCCCACCACGAGATAGAGGCGCTGTTCAAGGGACTCGCGCGGGCGCTGGACGACGCGACGCGCATCGACGAGCGGCGTGCCGACGCGCCGAGCACGAAGGGCGAGCTATAG
- the hisA gene encoding 1-(5-phosphoribosyl)-5-[(5-phosphoribosylamino)methylideneamino]imidazole-4-carboxamide isomerase, translating to MFPEFEVVPAVDMQDGQVVQLVGGERGTGRTYGDPVEAATRWVDAGAGTLHLVDLDGAFEGERQNAAAIDAVLDAVDVDVQLGGGIRTSEDAIGLLDRGVDRVILGTAAVENPDIVADVSATHPGSVVVSLDAKGGEVVVSGWTEGTGLDPAEAATRYADLGAGAILFTDVDVEGQLEGVRTEPVRRVVEAVDIPVVASGGVATIEDVQALKEAGAAAVVVGSALYEGEFTLAEAQRAADEV from the coding sequence ATGTTTCCCGAGTTCGAGGTGGTTCCCGCGGTGGACATGCAGGACGGGCAGGTCGTCCAGCTGGTCGGCGGCGAGCGCGGCACCGGCCGCACCTACGGCGACCCGGTCGAGGCCGCGACGCGCTGGGTCGACGCCGGCGCGGGGACACTCCACCTGGTCGACCTCGACGGGGCCTTCGAGGGCGAGCGACAGAACGCCGCCGCCATCGACGCCGTCCTCGATGCGGTGGACGTGGACGTGCAACTCGGCGGCGGCATCCGCACCAGCGAGGACGCCATCGGACTGCTCGACCGCGGCGTCGACCGCGTCATCCTCGGGACGGCCGCCGTCGAGAACCCCGACATCGTCGCGGACGTCAGCGCCACCCACCCCGGCAGCGTGGTGGTCAGCCTCGACGCGAAAGGGGGCGAGGTTGTCGTCTCCGGGTGGACCGAGGGCACCGGCCTGGACCCAGCCGAGGCCGCCACCCGCTACGCCGACCTGGGTGCTGGCGCGATTCTGTTCACCGACGTCGACGTGGAGGGACAGCTAGAGGGCGTCAGGACGGAGCCGGTCCGCCGGGTCGTCGAGGCCGTCGACATCCCTGTCGTCGCCAGCGGCGGCGTGGCGACTATCGAGGACGTGCAGGCGCTGAAGGAGGCGGGCGCGGCCGCCGTCGTCGTCGGGAGCGCCCTCTACGAGGGGGAGTTCACGCTCGCCGAGGCCCAGCGGGCCGCCGACGAGGTCTGA
- a CDS encoding globin-coupled sensor protein produces the protein MTGYADRFGRGGLNHLVDADALLAECGIDSEEIAWRKDFIGFDGEDAERLAALQDLFEAHADDIAEDFYENLTAYDQTTEVIGRSEKAVDQLKETQRAYLVTLAGGEYGREYVRNRARIGKLHNLIDMPMKHYIGQYGVYYDLIFDIMRDRLEDDIVDAVVEQGGVAADGGAAAARGEETVTLERGAVEAAVREELDDGFRDLLAVLRVINLDMQVVADTYIHAYSQDLQEAVDERERLMREVEEDIEEPIAELNDSAARMADSAEEISDLADEQTGRIREVTGEVSNMSATVEEIASTADQVEATSRDAERLAEEGQESADAAVDAIDGVGGVVEDVADDVDRLQSRVGEIDEIVEVINDIADQTNMLALNASIEAARAGEAGSGFAVVADEVKSLAEESQDNASEIEATVTEIQAETEETVANLATATDQVTEGIERVEAAMESLADIVDAVHETRRGIEEVAAATDDQAASSEEVASMLDELVDRAEQVAGEVQRVATANERQQAKLEEIDETIRRLTAE, from the coding sequence ATGACTGGGTACGCAGACCGGTTCGGTCGAGGTGGGTTGAACCATCTCGTCGACGCCGACGCGCTCCTGGCGGAGTGTGGCATCGACAGCGAGGAGATAGCCTGGCGCAAGGACTTCATCGGGTTCGACGGCGAGGACGCCGAGCGGCTGGCGGCGCTGCAGGACCTCTTCGAGGCCCACGCCGACGACATCGCCGAGGACTTCTACGAGAACCTGACCGCGTACGACCAGACGACCGAGGTCATCGGGCGCTCGGAGAAGGCCGTCGACCAGTTGAAGGAGACACAGCGGGCCTACCTCGTGACCCTCGCCGGCGGGGAGTACGGCCGCGAGTACGTCCGGAACCGGGCGCGCATCGGGAAGCTCCACAACCTCATCGACATGCCGATGAAACACTACATCGGCCAGTACGGCGTCTACTACGACCTCATCTTCGACATCATGCGCGACCGGCTGGAAGACGACATCGTCGATGCCGTCGTCGAACAGGGCGGCGTCGCCGCCGACGGCGGAGCGGCCGCGGCACGGGGCGAGGAGACCGTCACGCTCGAACGCGGGGCGGTAGAGGCGGCGGTACGGGAGGAACTCGACGACGGGTTCCGCGACCTGCTCGCGGTCCTGCGCGTCATCAACCTCGACATGCAGGTCGTCGCCGACACCTACATCCACGCCTACAGCCAGGACCTCCAGGAGGCGGTCGACGAGCGCGAACGGCTCATGCGGGAGGTCGAGGAGGACATCGAGGAGCCAATCGCGGAACTCAACGACTCGGCGGCGCGGATGGCCGACAGCGCCGAGGAGATATCCGACCTCGCCGACGAGCAGACCGGCCGCATCCGCGAGGTCACCGGTGAAGTGTCGAACATGAGCGCGACAGTCGAGGAGATCGCCTCGACGGCCGACCAGGTGGAGGCGACGAGCAGGGACGCCGAACGCCTCGCCGAGGAGGGCCAGGAGTCGGCGGACGCGGCTGTCGACGCCATCGACGGGGTCGGCGGCGTCGTGGAAGACGTGGCCGACGACGTGGACCGCCTCCAGAGCCGCGTCGGCGAGATAGACGAAATCGTCGAGGTCATCAACGACATCGCGGACCAGACGAACATGCTGGCGCTGAACGCCTCCATCGAGGCCGCGCGCGCCGGCGAGGCCGGCAGCGGGTTCGCCGTCGTCGCCGACGAGGTCAAGAGTCTCGCGGAGGAGTCCCAGGACAACGCCAGCGAAATCGAGGCGACGGTCACGGAGATACAGGCCGAGACCGAGGAGACCGTCGCGAACCTGGCGACGGCGACAGACCAGGTGACCGAGGGCATCGAGCGCGTCGAGGCGGCGATGGAGAGCCTGGCCGACATCGTGGACGCGGTCCACGAGACCAGACGGGGCATCGAGGAGGTCGCCGCGGCGACCGACGACCAGGCCGCCAGCAGCGAGGAGGTCGCGAGCATGCTGGACGAACTGGTCGACCGGGCCGAGCAGGTCGCCGGGGAAGTCCAGCGCGTCGCCACGGCCAACGAGCGCCAGCAGGCCAAGCTCGAAGAAATCGACGAGACGATTCGCCGCCTGACGGCAGAGTGA
- the fer gene encoding ferredoxin Fer: MPTVEYLNYEVVDDQGWDLYDDDLFETAADAGLDEEDYGELEVNEGEYILEAAEAQGYDWPFSCRAGACANCAAIVTEGDIDMDMQQILSDEEVDEKNVRLTCIGSPAADTVKIVYNAKHLDYLQNRVI; encoded by the coding sequence ATGCCTACCGTAGAGTACCTTAACTACGAAGTCGTGGACGACCAGGGCTGGGACCTGTACGATGATGACCTCTTCGAGACGGCGGCCGACGCCGGTCTCGACGAGGAGGATTACGGCGAACTCGAGGTCAACGAAGGCGAGTACATCCTCGAAGCAGCCGAGGCACAGGGCTACGACTGGCCGTTCTCGTGTCGCGCAGGCGCCTGCGCGAACTGTGCGGCCATCGTCACCGAGGGCGACATCGACATGGACATGCAGCAGATTCTCTCCGACGAGGAAGTCGACGAGAAGAACGTCCGCCTGACCTGTATCGGGTCGCCCGCCGCCGACACGGTGAAGATCGTCTACAACGCAAAGCACCTCGACTACCTGCAGAACCGCGTCATCTAA
- a CDS encoding DUF5615 family PIN-like protein — protein sequence MAYRILADENVERATVNYLRKLGHDVERLDDVTELGLGVEDESIAQHAREHGRLIFTQDDDFFTELDVEDAGGVLFQRDQTLSTREVGDAVHEMSKYIEQSDVTLEYVSRNWL from the coding sequence ATGGCGTATCGGATTCTCGCGGACGAGAACGTCGAGCGAGCGACAGTCAACTACCTGCGAAAGCTCGGTCACGACGTGGAGCGTCTCGACGACGTCACCGAACTCGGCCTCGGTGTCGAAGACGAGTCCATCGCCCAACACGCTCGCGAGCACGGCCGTCTGATTTTCACCCAGGATGACGACTTCTTCACCGAACTGGACGTCGAGGACGCTGGGGGCGTCCTCTTTCAGCGGGACCAGACGCTGTCTACGCGCGAGGTGGGGGACGCCGTTCACGAGATGTCGAAGTACATCGAACAGTCAGACGTCACCCTCGAATACGTCAGCAGGAACTGGCTGTGA
- a CDS encoding DUF433 domain-containing protein, translating to MSQVSRRIVRELHDEPHLEGRRVTVQFIKTQVEDRGLEPRTVADRHDIDVADVYRALTYYHDHPEEMRDVERQREAAVEDHEHLTTDPDDVRG from the coding sequence ATGAGCCAGGTGAGCCGGAGAATCGTGCGGGAACTGCACGACGAGCCACATCTCGAAGGCCGACGGGTCACCGTCCAGTTCATCAAAACACAGGTCGAGGACCGCGGCCTCGAACCGCGGACGGTCGCCGACCGTCACGACATCGACGTAGCCGACGTCTACCGTGCGCTCACCTACTATCACGACCACCCCGAAGAGATGCGCGACGTCGAACGCCAGCGCGAGGCGGCAGTCGAGGACCACGAGCACCTGACTACCGACCCTGACGACGTCCGCGGCTGA
- a CDS encoding A24 family peptidase, with protein sequence MFATIPDLLRLVAVPFFGYVAYRDVETRRIPNRTWYPLAALAVILLVWDAYRLFAGDPTVAAFQRRRFLVGVAFSLLFIVPLVYGFWLVGGFGGADVKAFWVIALLFPVFPAYNLWELGVGLDFRLPYVRPELPVFSLTILSNTVVAGIFYPVALAVRNAAAGYVSPGMFIAKPVDSAAVGEEYGTLLEFPDRSLTADLSLSGLRAYFSWRGLDLDALRMYLQWRGLTLAEVRENPERYRDPATLPVEPNDPGDGAITDGGTPAEPEMVPETDAESADPWGAAAFLDDIEGSAYGTTPESLREGLDALVGEDVVWISPGIPFLVPLFVGLCLALTAGDLLFAVLTLVGLV encoded by the coding sequence GTGTTCGCGACGATTCCCGACCTGCTCCGGCTGGTGGCGGTCCCCTTCTTCGGCTACGTCGCCTATCGGGACGTCGAGACCCGGCGCATCCCGAACCGGACCTGGTACCCGCTGGCCGCGCTGGCGGTCATCCTGCTGGTTTGGGACGCCTACCGGCTGTTCGCCGGGGACCCGACGGTCGCAGCCTTCCAGCGCCGGCGTTTCCTGGTCGGGGTCGCCTTCAGCCTCCTCTTCATCGTCCCGCTGGTCTACGGCTTCTGGCTCGTCGGCGGCTTCGGCGGGGCAGACGTCAAGGCGTTCTGGGTCATCGCTCTCCTCTTTCCGGTGTTCCCGGCCTACAACCTCTGGGAACTCGGCGTCGGACTCGACTTCCGGCTCCCGTACGTCCGGCCGGAACTCCCGGTGTTCTCGCTGACCATCCTCTCGAACACCGTCGTCGCCGGCATCTTCTACCCCGTCGCGCTGGCGGTGCGCAACGCCGCCGCCGGCTACGTCTCGCCGGGGATGTTCATCGCCAAACCCGTCGATTCGGCCGCCGTCGGCGAGGAGTATGGAACCCTGCTGGAGTTCCCCGACCGCTCGCTGACGGCGGACCTCTCGCTGTCGGGGCTGCGCGCGTACTTCTCCTGGCGCGGGCTGGACCTCGACGCCCTGCGGATGTACCTGCAGTGGCGCGGCCTGACGCTCGCGGAGGTCCGCGAGAACCCGGAGCGCTACCGCGACCCGGCGACGCTACCCGTCGAGCCGAACGACCCCGGCGACGGCGCAATCACCGACGGCGGGACCCCGGCCGAACCGGAGATGGTCCCCGAAACCGACGCCGAGTCCGCGGACCCCTGGGGTGCCGCGGCCTTCCTCGACGACATCGAGGGCAGCGCCTACGGGACCACGCCCGAGTCGCTCCGCGAGGGGCTGGACGCGCTGGTCGGCGAGGACGTGGTGTGGATTTCTCCGGGGATACCCTTTCTCGTCCCGCTGTTCGTCGGGCTGTGTCTCGCGCTGACGGCCGGCGACCTGCTCTTTGCCGTCCTGACGCTGGTCGGACTGGTCTGA
- the hisI gene encoding phosphoribosyl-AMP cyclohydrolase yields MDDDAPALAFDEQDLLPAVAQDVDSGEVLMLAYVTEEALAKTRETGLAHYYSRSRNELWQKGATSGNVQHVEEVRVDCDGDALLYRIHQEGGACHTGYESCFYRTVDGDVVGDRVFDPDDVYE; encoded by the coding sequence ATGGACGACGACGCCCCCGCACTCGCCTTCGACGAGCAGGACCTGCTGCCCGCTGTCGCACAGGACGTCGACTCCGGCGAGGTCCTGATGCTCGCCTACGTCACCGAGGAGGCCCTGGCGAAGACCCGCGAGACAGGGCTGGCCCACTACTACTCCCGCAGCCGCAACGAACTCTGGCAGAAGGGCGCGACCAGCGGCAACGTCCAGCACGTCGAGGAGGTCCGGGTGGACTGCGACGGCGACGCCCTCCTCTATCGCATCCACCAGGAGGGCGGGGCCTGTCACACCGGCTACGAATCGTGCTTCTACCGCACCGTCGACGGCGACGTCGTCGGCGACCGCGTCTTCGACCCCGACGATGTCTACGAGTGA
- a CDS encoding DUF7118 family protein produces MSTSETVDDPVAALQRADERLARARQRVDEFGEADLRQLADAYDEFTGLLNRYEEPATGDGDFQKFIEFQGKIESAVERLADDILLREAFEEADEHLQQRRLSESDFAYVREQLEPVADLVGRLDERDDALAAYRRARRRVEQARHETSERIDDLERLVRLGEADLDAPTERLRDPIGAYNDAVQTAWREFRRDAPAREVVAFLDSMGQFPLVPFETPPSELREYVRERPPGEKPVPKLLEYADYSRSKLDHYVDDPAALTRAVGTRQTYLQRLDADPLTVDWPPPTAEELEFRTKELTAAVNRFAPDVVEHLRAVAALPRETEYRRLRESAVAEADLTDGERERLKSGAVEDELADARERLERLETGLSEYPEE; encoded by the coding sequence ATGTCTACGAGTGAGACCGTCGACGACCCGGTGGCCGCCCTGCAGCGGGCCGACGAGCGCCTGGCGCGGGCCCGCCAGCGGGTCGACGAGTTCGGCGAGGCCGACCTCCGGCAACTGGCCGACGCCTACGACGAGTTCACCGGCCTCCTGAACCGCTACGAGGAGCCGGCCACTGGCGACGGCGACTTCCAGAAGTTCATCGAGTTCCAGGGGAAAATCGAGTCGGCCGTCGAGCGCCTGGCCGACGACATCCTCCTGCGGGAGGCCTTCGAGGAGGCCGACGAGCACCTCCAGCAGCGCCGCCTCTCGGAGTCCGATTTCGCGTACGTCCGCGAGCAACTGGAGCCGGTCGCCGACCTCGTCGGTCGGCTGGACGAGCGCGACGACGCGCTCGCGGCGTACCGGCGGGCGCGGCGGCGAGTCGAGCAGGCCCGCCACGAGACCAGCGAGCGCATCGACGACCTGGAGCGGCTGGTCCGCCTGGGCGAGGCCGACCTCGACGCACCCACCGAGCGCCTGCGCGACCCCATCGGGGCGTACAACGACGCGGTGCAGACGGCCTGGCGGGAGTTCCGCCGCGACGCGCCCGCCCGGGAGGTGGTCGCGTTCCTCGATTCGATGGGGCAGTTCCCGCTGGTCCCCTTCGAGACGCCGCCGAGCGAACTGCGGGAGTACGTCCGCGAGCGGCCGCCCGGCGAGAAGCCAGTCCCGAAGCTGCTGGAGTACGCCGACTACTCGCGGTCGAAACTCGACCACTACGTCGACGACCCGGCTGCGCTGACCCGCGCGGTCGGCACGCGCCAGACCTACCTCCAGCGGCTGGACGCCGACCCGCTGACCGTCGACTGGCCGCCGCCGACGGCCGAGGAACTGGAGTTTCGCACGAAGGAACTGACGGCGGCGGTCAACCGCTTCGCGCCGGACGTGGTCGAGCACCTGCGCGCGGTGGCGGCGCTGCCCCGGGAGACCGAGTACCGGCGGTTGCGCGAGAGCGCCGTCGCCGAGGCCGACCTGACCGACGGAGAGCGCGAGCGGCTGAAAAGCGGCGCAGTCGAGGACGAACTGGCGGACGCGCGGGAGCGACTGGAGCGACTGGAGACGGGGCTGTCGGAGTACCCCGAGGAGTGA